A single region of the Ahaetulla prasina isolate Xishuangbanna chromosome 13, ASM2864084v1, whole genome shotgun sequence genome encodes:
- the TARS3 gene encoding threonine--tRNA ligase 2, cytoplasmic isoform X1 codes for MAMAAGVAAAEGRLARQEREVRGLAAEVARLKEASAWASPERPGPELRALREENEKLRYRLLHLRRSLAAERARQQDFLETKTKDTPRNEEREEKKTEPRVAKGAPPEDPTFIRSRLELYEELKKESDALLRSRASGQSQTIQITLSDGKVTGGQAWKTTPYQVALDLSRGVADSVVIARVNGELWDLDRPMEGDSTLELLTFENEDAQAVYWHSSAHILGEAMENYYGGCLCYGPPIENGFYYDMHMEKRGVSSTELLTLENICKNIIKEKQPFERLEVRKEDLLEMFKYNKFKCRILNEKIHTPTTTVYRCGPLIDLCRGPHVRHTGKIKALKIIKNSSTYWEGKSNMETLQRIYGISFPEAKMMKEWEKFQEEAKKRDHRKIGKEQELFFFHDLSPGSCFFLPRGAFIYNTLVDFIKEEYQRWNFMEVVSPNIYNSKLWEMSGHWQHYSENMFSFEAEKEIFALKPMNCPGHCLMFAHRPRSWREMPLRLADFGVLHRNELSGTLSGLTRVRRFQQDDAHLFCTMEQIEEEMKGCLCFLQSVYAIFGFTFQLHLSTRPNNFLGEKEIWDQAEKQLQNSLDDFGEPWKLNPGDGAFYGPKIDITIKDAIGRYHQCATIQLDFQLPVRFNLTYVGKDGNDKKRPVIIHRAILGSVERMMAILAENYSGKWPFWLSPRQVMVVPVGPTCEEYAQQVCNEASEAGLMTDVDLDQSCTLNKKIRNAQLAQYNFIFVVGEKEKAGNAVNVRTRDNKIHGEVLVSLALEKLQKLKASRTLHAEEEF; via the exons ATGGCGATGGCGGCTGGGGTGGCGGCGGCGGAGGGTCGCCTGGCCCGGCAGGAGCGCGAGGTGCGGGGCCTGGCGGCCGAGGTGGCGCGGCTGAAGGAGGCCTCCGCCTGGGCGTCCCCCGAGCGGCCTGGCCCGGAGCTGCGGGCGCTGCGGGAGGAGAACGAGAAGCTGCGCTACCGCCTCCTCCACCTCCGCCGCAGCCTGGCCGCCGAACGGGCCCGCCAG CAGGACTTTCTGGAGACCAAGACCAAAGACACCCCCAGAAAtgaggaaagggaggagaagaagacagAGCCCCGAGTTGCCAAAGGGGCCCCACCAGAA GATCCGACCTTCATCCGGAGCAGACTGGAACTCTACGAAGAGCTGAAAAAGGAGAGCGATGCACTTCTCCGCTCCAGAGCATCTGGCCAAAGTCAGACAATCCAAATCACGCTTTCCGATGGGAAGGTGACGGGTGGACAGGCCTGGAAGACAACGCCATACCAGGTGGCTCTTGACCTCAG CCGGGGAGTTGCCGACAGTGTCGTCATTGCCAGAGTGAATGGGGAATTGTGGGACCTCGACCGGCCGATGGAAGGAGATTCCACTTTGGAACTGCTGACCTTTGAGAACGAAGATGCTCAGGCG GTTTATTGGCATTCCAGTGCCCACATTCTTGGTGAAGCCATGGAAAATTACTACGGGGGATGCTTATGTTATGGACCCCCCATTGAAAACGGCTTCTATTATGACATGCACATGGAAAAGAG AGGGGTATCCAGTACAGAGTTGCTTACTCTGGAGAACATTTGCAAAAATATCATCAAGGAGAAGCAACCATTTGAAAGGCTCGAAGTCCGAAAAGAAGATTTGCTAGAAATGTTTAAA TACAACAAGTTTAAATGCCGGATTCTGAATGAGAAAATCCACACACCGACCACAACTGTATACAG GTGCGGTCCCTTGATCGATTTATGCAGAGGTCCTCATGTGAGACACACTGGAAAAATAAAGGCCTTAAAGATAATTAAG AATTCGTCGACCTATTGGGAGGGGAAGTCCAATATGGAAACCTTGCAACGGATCTATGGAATCTCTTTCCCAGAGGCCAAAATGATGAAGGAGTGGGAAAAATTCCAGGAGGAAGCCAAAAAACGGGATCACAGGAAAATCGGCAAG GAACAAGAACTCTTCTTTTTCCATGACCTGAGCCCTGGAAGTTGTTTCTTTCTTCCCCGCGGAGCTTTTATTTACAATACGCTCGTGGATTTCATCAAA GAAGAGTATCAGCGGTGGAACTTCATGGAAGTCGTTTCACCCAATATCTACAACAGTAAACTTTGGGAAATGTCTGGTCACTGGCAGCATTACAGCGAGAACATGTTCTCTTTCGAGGCGGAAAAAGAAATCTTTGCCCTGAAGCCCATGAACTGCCCTGGACACTG CCTGATGTTTGCCCATCGCCCTCGGTCTTGGAGGGAGATGCCTCTGAGACTGGCTGATTTTGGGGTGCTTCATCGTAACGAGCTTTCGGGGACCCTCAGTGGTCTGACGCGGGTGCGACGCTTCCAACAAGATGATGCTCACCTCTTCTGCACAATGGAGCAG ATTGAGGAGGAGATGAAAGGATGTCTCTGTTTCCTGCAGTCCGTATATGCCATTTTTGGTTTCACCTTCCAGCTGCATCTTTCCACAAGGCCCAACAACTTCCTAGGGGAGAAGGAGATCTGGGATCAGGCGGAGAAG CAACTCCAGAACAGCTTGGATGACTTTGGGGAACCTTGGAAACTCAATCCAGGTGACGGGGCGTTTTATGGGCCCAAG ATCGATATTACAATCAAAGACGCTATTGGCCGATACCACCAGTGTGCTACCATCCAGCTTGACTTCCAGCTACCCGTCCGGTTTAATTTGACTTACGTTGG CAAAGATGGCAACGACAAGAAAAGGCCTGTAATCATCCACCGAGCGATTCTGGGCTCCGTGGAGCGGATGATGGCTATCCTGGCAGAAAACTACAGTGGAAAATG gcctTTCTGGCTCTCCCCTCGGCAAGTCATGGTGGTTCCTGTTGGCCCTACCTGCGAAGAATATGCTCAGCAG GTCTGCAACGAGGCTTCTGAAGCTGGACTTATGACCGATGTTGATTTGGATCAGAGCTGCACGTtgaataagaagataagaaatgcacAGCTGGCTCAGTATAATTTCATTTTTG TGGttggagagaaggaaaaagcagGCAACGCCGTCAACGTACGAACCCGGGATAACAAAATCCACGGAGAAGTTTTGGTTTCTTTGGCCCTTGAGAAACTACAGAAGTTGAAAGCCTCCCGTACTTTACACGCAGAAGAAGAATTCTAG
- the TARS3 gene encoding threonine--tRNA ligase 2, cytoplasmic isoform X2, with the protein MAMAAGVAAAEGRLARQEREVRGLAAEVARLKEASAWASPERPGPELRALREENEKLRYRLLHLRRSLAAERARQDFLETKTKDTPRNEEREEKKTEPRVAKGAPPEDPTFIRSRLELYEELKKESDALLRSRASGQSQTIQITLSDGKVTGGQAWKTTPYQVALDLSRGVADSVVIARVNGELWDLDRPMEGDSTLELLTFENEDAQAVYWHSSAHILGEAMENYYGGCLCYGPPIENGFYYDMHMEKRGVSSTELLTLENICKNIIKEKQPFERLEVRKEDLLEMFKYNKFKCRILNEKIHTPTTTVYRCGPLIDLCRGPHVRHTGKIKALKIIKNSSTYWEGKSNMETLQRIYGISFPEAKMMKEWEKFQEEAKKRDHRKIGKEQELFFFHDLSPGSCFFLPRGAFIYNTLVDFIKEEYQRWNFMEVVSPNIYNSKLWEMSGHWQHYSENMFSFEAEKEIFALKPMNCPGHCLMFAHRPRSWREMPLRLADFGVLHRNELSGTLSGLTRVRRFQQDDAHLFCTMEQIEEEMKGCLCFLQSVYAIFGFTFQLHLSTRPNNFLGEKEIWDQAEKQLQNSLDDFGEPWKLNPGDGAFYGPKIDITIKDAIGRYHQCATIQLDFQLPVRFNLTYVGKDGNDKKRPVIIHRAILGSVERMMAILAENYSGKWPFWLSPRQVMVVPVGPTCEEYAQQVCNEASEAGLMTDVDLDQSCTLNKKIRNAQLAQYNFIFVVGEKEKAGNAVNVRTRDNKIHGEVLVSLALEKLQKLKASRTLHAEEEF; encoded by the exons ATGGCGATGGCGGCTGGGGTGGCGGCGGCGGAGGGTCGCCTGGCCCGGCAGGAGCGCGAGGTGCGGGGCCTGGCGGCCGAGGTGGCGCGGCTGAAGGAGGCCTCCGCCTGGGCGTCCCCCGAGCGGCCTGGCCCGGAGCTGCGGGCGCTGCGGGAGGAGAACGAGAAGCTGCGCTACCGCCTCCTCCACCTCCGCCGCAGCCTGGCCGCCGAACGGGCCCGCCAG GACTTTCTGGAGACCAAGACCAAAGACACCCCCAGAAAtgaggaaagggaggagaagaagacagAGCCCCGAGTTGCCAAAGGGGCCCCACCAGAA GATCCGACCTTCATCCGGAGCAGACTGGAACTCTACGAAGAGCTGAAAAAGGAGAGCGATGCACTTCTCCGCTCCAGAGCATCTGGCCAAAGTCAGACAATCCAAATCACGCTTTCCGATGGGAAGGTGACGGGTGGACAGGCCTGGAAGACAACGCCATACCAGGTGGCTCTTGACCTCAG CCGGGGAGTTGCCGACAGTGTCGTCATTGCCAGAGTGAATGGGGAATTGTGGGACCTCGACCGGCCGATGGAAGGAGATTCCACTTTGGAACTGCTGACCTTTGAGAACGAAGATGCTCAGGCG GTTTATTGGCATTCCAGTGCCCACATTCTTGGTGAAGCCATGGAAAATTACTACGGGGGATGCTTATGTTATGGACCCCCCATTGAAAACGGCTTCTATTATGACATGCACATGGAAAAGAG AGGGGTATCCAGTACAGAGTTGCTTACTCTGGAGAACATTTGCAAAAATATCATCAAGGAGAAGCAACCATTTGAAAGGCTCGAAGTCCGAAAAGAAGATTTGCTAGAAATGTTTAAA TACAACAAGTTTAAATGCCGGATTCTGAATGAGAAAATCCACACACCGACCACAACTGTATACAG GTGCGGTCCCTTGATCGATTTATGCAGAGGTCCTCATGTGAGACACACTGGAAAAATAAAGGCCTTAAAGATAATTAAG AATTCGTCGACCTATTGGGAGGGGAAGTCCAATATGGAAACCTTGCAACGGATCTATGGAATCTCTTTCCCAGAGGCCAAAATGATGAAGGAGTGGGAAAAATTCCAGGAGGAAGCCAAAAAACGGGATCACAGGAAAATCGGCAAG GAACAAGAACTCTTCTTTTTCCATGACCTGAGCCCTGGAAGTTGTTTCTTTCTTCCCCGCGGAGCTTTTATTTACAATACGCTCGTGGATTTCATCAAA GAAGAGTATCAGCGGTGGAACTTCATGGAAGTCGTTTCACCCAATATCTACAACAGTAAACTTTGGGAAATGTCTGGTCACTGGCAGCATTACAGCGAGAACATGTTCTCTTTCGAGGCGGAAAAAGAAATCTTTGCCCTGAAGCCCATGAACTGCCCTGGACACTG CCTGATGTTTGCCCATCGCCCTCGGTCTTGGAGGGAGATGCCTCTGAGACTGGCTGATTTTGGGGTGCTTCATCGTAACGAGCTTTCGGGGACCCTCAGTGGTCTGACGCGGGTGCGACGCTTCCAACAAGATGATGCTCACCTCTTCTGCACAATGGAGCAG ATTGAGGAGGAGATGAAAGGATGTCTCTGTTTCCTGCAGTCCGTATATGCCATTTTTGGTTTCACCTTCCAGCTGCATCTTTCCACAAGGCCCAACAACTTCCTAGGGGAGAAGGAGATCTGGGATCAGGCGGAGAAG CAACTCCAGAACAGCTTGGATGACTTTGGGGAACCTTGGAAACTCAATCCAGGTGACGGGGCGTTTTATGGGCCCAAG ATCGATATTACAATCAAAGACGCTATTGGCCGATACCACCAGTGTGCTACCATCCAGCTTGACTTCCAGCTACCCGTCCGGTTTAATTTGACTTACGTTGG CAAAGATGGCAACGACAAGAAAAGGCCTGTAATCATCCACCGAGCGATTCTGGGCTCCGTGGAGCGGATGATGGCTATCCTGGCAGAAAACTACAGTGGAAAATG gcctTTCTGGCTCTCCCCTCGGCAAGTCATGGTGGTTCCTGTTGGCCCTACCTGCGAAGAATATGCTCAGCAG GTCTGCAACGAGGCTTCTGAAGCTGGACTTATGACCGATGTTGATTTGGATCAGAGCTGCACGTtgaataagaagataagaaatgcacAGCTGGCTCAGTATAATTTCATTTTTG TGGttggagagaaggaaaaagcagGCAACGCCGTCAACGTACGAACCCGGGATAACAAAATCCACGGAGAAGTTTTGGTTTCTTTGGCCCTTGAGAAACTACAGAAGTTGAAAGCCTCCCGTACTTTACACGCAGAAGAAGAATTCTAG
- the TM2D3 gene encoding TM2 domain-containing protein 3 encodes MRLAYLGTPRIPLFWEALNRYANKLLLHKGQNSQTRLNFLHKGQNSQTRLHEPSWLVLPSQPQITQTRRIRLLPKPLKHVHAPPALAGATESHRRGLRKGTPNSVFPFSPRAGAEPASFSPVSMERGRRSRAQSPDEGKMAAVGMAALRALKRLCCVAVFLSQLYVLSGRGSLSLEHSHSQASLTKIVGLPSSTHIPASKVPEGTSIPAYVTRCPSNGICSRLPPECMICRTNYSCVYGKSVAFECETKPQVHCVDQNNSPQKTFLINMTCQFCWQLPPSNYLCSNPTNCKTVSCPRERYTANCTVRDHIHCLGNRTFPKMLYCNWTGGYKWSTALALSITLGGFGADRFYLGQWREGLGKLFSFGGLGIWTLIDVLLIGVGYVGPTDGSLYI; translated from the exons ATGCGCCTCGCCTACCTGGGGACTCCCCGTATCCCCCTTTTTTGGGAAGCATTGAACCGTTATGCAAACAAGCTGCTTTTGCACAAGGGGCAAAACTCCCAAACCAGGTTGAATTTTTTGCACAAGGGGCAAAACTCCCAAACCAGGTTGCAtgaaccaagttggcttgttctgCCATCGCAGCCACAGATAACTCAGACTCGGCGGATTCGCCTTCTGCCAAAGCCACTCAAGCACGTCCATGCCCCTCCGGCCCTCGCGGGGGCGACCGAGAGCCATCGCCGAGGACTAAGAAAAGGAACGCCCAACAGCgtttttcctttctccccccgCGCAGGCGCAGAGCCCGCCTCCTTCTCTCCCGTTTCCATGGAGAGGGGGAGGCGGAGCCGGGCGCAGTCCCCGGATGAGGGCAAGATGGCGGCGGTGGGGATGGCTGCGCTGCGGGCGCTGAAGCGGCTCTGCTGCGTCGCCGTTTTCCTCTCGCAGCTCTACGTTCTCTCCGGCCGGG GGTCGCTGAGCTTGGAGCATTCCCATTCACAGGCTTCCCTCACAAAGATTGTGGGGCTTCCTTCGAGCACCCACATCCCAGCTTCCAAAGTGCCAG AAGGTACCTCAATTCCAGCTTACGTGACCCGATGCCCAAGTAATGGGATTTGTAGCCGGCTGCCTCCAGAATGTATGATCTGCAGAacaaactattcttgtgtctatgGCAAATCAGTTGCGTTTGAATGTGAAACCAAACCCCAAGTCCATTGTGTT GATCAAAATAACAGCCCTCAGAAGACGTTCTTGATTAACATGACTTGCCAATTCTGCTGGCAGTTGCCACCCTCAAACTACCTTTGCTCCAATCCTACCAACTGCAAGACAGTCTCGTGCCCACGAGAACGCTACACGGCCAATTGCACTGTGAGAGACCACATCCATTGTCTAG gaaatcgTACTTTTCCCAAGATGCTCTATTGCAACTGGACTGGAGGCTACAAATGGTCAACAGCCTTGGCTTTAAG CATCACGCTCGGTGGCTTTGGTGCAGACCGGTTCTACCTGGGACAGTGGCGGGAGGGGCTGGGCAAACTCTTCAGTTTCGGCGGTCTGGGAATCTGGACGCTGATAGATGTGCTCCTGATTGGAGTTGGGTATGTGGGTCCCACAGACGGTTCGCTCTACATCTAA
- the ADAL gene encoding adenosine deaminase-like protein isoform X2 — protein MKKLMEQKPHLCIREEMVAIDKGTKRTLEECFQMFQFIHQITSRPEDILMVTKDVIREFAADGVKYLELRSTPREEKSSGMTKRTYVEAVLEGIKQCQEEGLDIDVRFLVSVDRSKGAIAAKETVKLAGDFLLSTDGVVLGLDLSGNPKAGHSQDFLEPLLEAKKAGLKLTLHLSEIPKQEDETQLLLGLCPDRIGHGTFLQTSEMVTQDLVDLVRQNKIPLELCLTSNLKAKTVPSKAQHHFGFWYRLGHPVVLCTDDKGVFASELSREYQLVAETFQLSDEQIWALSSQAIDHVFACGHTKTKLKERWRTLKPVLLKELS, from the exons ATGAAGAAGTTGATGGAGCAGAAGCCACACCTTTGCATCCGAGAGGAAATGGTGGCGATTGACAAGGGGACGAAAAGGACTCTAGAAGA ATGTTTCCAGATGTTCCAGTTCATACACCAGATAACCAGCAGACCGGAAGATATATTAATG gtaaCCAAAGATGTTATTCGGGAATTTGCTGCAGATGGAGTCAAATATCTCGAATTAAGGAGCACGCCCAGGGAGGAGAAAAGCTCAG GCATGACCAAACGAACATACGTGGAAGCTGTCCTTGAGGGCATCAAGCAGTGTCAGGAAGAGGGATTGGACATAGATGTAAG ATTTCTCGTATCTGTGGACAGAAGCAAAGGGGCCATTGCTGCCAAGGAAACCGTGAAGTTGGCAGGAGACTTTCTGCTCTCCACCGATGGTGTGGTCCTTGGTCTGGACCTCAGCGGAAATCCAAAA GCGGGACACAGCCAGGACTTCTTGGAGCCTCTTCTGGAAGCCAAGAAAGCTGGATTGAAGCTGACGCTGCATCTGTCAGAG ATCCCAAAGCAGGAAGACGAAACCCAGCTGCTTCTGGGTCTTTGCCCGGACCGAATCGGACACGGGACGTTCCTTCAAACATCAGAAATGGTCACACAGGATCTGGTCGACCTCGTGAGGCAAAACAAGATACCTCTAG AACTCTGCCTGACGTCCAACCTGAAAGCCAAGACGGTGCCCTCCAAGGCTCAACACCATTTTGGATTCTGGTACCGCCTGGGTCATCCCGTAGTCCTTTGT ACGGACGATAAAGGCGTTTTTGCCAGTGAGCTGTCCAGGGAGTACCAGCTGGTGGCCGAGACCTTCCAGTTGTCCGACGAGCAAATCTGGGCGCTCTCCTCCCAGGCCATCGACCACGTCTTTGCCTGCGGCCACACGAAGACGAAGCTGAAGGAGCGATGGCGGACGCTGAAGCCGGTCCTGCTGAAGGAGCTTTCTTGA
- the ADAL gene encoding adenosine deaminase-like protein isoform X3 — protein MAEAAASGRAPRFFQRLPKVELHAHLNGSISAATMKKLMEQKPHLCIREEMVAIDKGTKRTLEECFQMFQFIHQITSRPEDILMVTKDVIREFAADGVKYLELRSTPREEKSSGMTKRTYVEAVLEGIKQCQEEGLDIDVRFLVSVDRSKGAIAAKETVKLAGDFLLSTDGVVLGLDLSGNPKAGHSQDFLEPLLEAKKAGLKLTLHLSEIPKQEDETQLLLGLCPDRIGHGTFLQTSEMVTQDLVDLVRQNKIPLDGR, from the exons ATGGCGGAGGCGGCTGCAAGCGGGCGAGCGCCCCGCTTCTTCCAGCGGCTGCCCAAAGTG GAGCTCCACGCCCACTTAAATGGCTCCATCAGCGCTGCCACCATGAAGAAGTTGATGGAGCAGAAGCCACACCTTTGCATCCGAGAGGAAATGGTGGCGATTGACAAGGGGACGAAAAGGACTCTAGAAGA ATGTTTCCAGATGTTCCAGTTCATACACCAGATAACCAGCAGACCGGAAGATATATTAATG gtaaCCAAAGATGTTATTCGGGAATTTGCTGCAGATGGAGTCAAATATCTCGAATTAAGGAGCACGCCCAGGGAGGAGAAAAGCTCAG GCATGACCAAACGAACATACGTGGAAGCTGTCCTTGAGGGCATCAAGCAGTGTCAGGAAGAGGGATTGGACATAGATGTAAG ATTTCTCGTATCTGTGGACAGAAGCAAAGGGGCCATTGCTGCCAAGGAAACCGTGAAGTTGGCAGGAGACTTTCTGCTCTCCACCGATGGTGTGGTCCTTGGTCTGGACCTCAGCGGAAATCCAAAA GCGGGACACAGCCAGGACTTCTTGGAGCCTCTTCTGGAAGCCAAGAAAGCTGGATTGAAGCTGACGCTGCATCTGTCAGAG ATCCCAAAGCAGGAAGACGAAACCCAGCTGCTTCTGGGTCTTTGCCCGGACCGAATCGGACACGGGACGTTCCTTCAAACATCAGAAATGGTCACACAGGATCTGGTCGACCTCGTGAGGCAAAACAAGATACCTCTAG ACGGACGATAA
- the ADAL gene encoding adenosine deaminase-like protein isoform X1: MAEAAASGRAPRFFQRLPKVELHAHLNGSISAATMKKLMEQKPHLCIREEMVAIDKGTKRTLEECFQMFQFIHQITSRPEDILMVTKDVIREFAADGVKYLELRSTPREEKSSGMTKRTYVEAVLEGIKQCQEEGLDIDVRFLVSVDRSKGAIAAKETVKLAGDFLLSTDGVVLGLDLSGNPKAGHSQDFLEPLLEAKKAGLKLTLHLSEIPKQEDETQLLLGLCPDRIGHGTFLQTSEMVTQDLVDLVRQNKIPLELCLTSNLKAKTVPSKAQHHFGFWYRLGHPVVLCTDDKGVFASELSREYQLVAETFQLSDEQIWALSSQAIDHVFACGHTKTKLKERWRTLKPVLLKELS; encoded by the exons ATGGCGGAGGCGGCTGCAAGCGGGCGAGCGCCCCGCTTCTTCCAGCGGCTGCCCAAAGTG GAGCTCCACGCCCACTTAAATGGCTCCATCAGCGCTGCCACCATGAAGAAGTTGATGGAGCAGAAGCCACACCTTTGCATCCGAGAGGAAATGGTGGCGATTGACAAGGGGACGAAAAGGACTCTAGAAGA ATGTTTCCAGATGTTCCAGTTCATACACCAGATAACCAGCAGACCGGAAGATATATTAATG gtaaCCAAAGATGTTATTCGGGAATTTGCTGCAGATGGAGTCAAATATCTCGAATTAAGGAGCACGCCCAGGGAGGAGAAAAGCTCAG GCATGACCAAACGAACATACGTGGAAGCTGTCCTTGAGGGCATCAAGCAGTGTCAGGAAGAGGGATTGGACATAGATGTAAG ATTTCTCGTATCTGTGGACAGAAGCAAAGGGGCCATTGCTGCCAAGGAAACCGTGAAGTTGGCAGGAGACTTTCTGCTCTCCACCGATGGTGTGGTCCTTGGTCTGGACCTCAGCGGAAATCCAAAA GCGGGACACAGCCAGGACTTCTTGGAGCCTCTTCTGGAAGCCAAGAAAGCTGGATTGAAGCTGACGCTGCATCTGTCAGAG ATCCCAAAGCAGGAAGACGAAACCCAGCTGCTTCTGGGTCTTTGCCCGGACCGAATCGGACACGGGACGTTCCTTCAAACATCAGAAATGGTCACACAGGATCTGGTCGACCTCGTGAGGCAAAACAAGATACCTCTAG AACTCTGCCTGACGTCCAACCTGAAAGCCAAGACGGTGCCCTCCAAGGCTCAACACCATTTTGGATTCTGGTACCGCCTGGGTCATCCCGTAGTCCTTTGT ACGGACGATAAAGGCGTTTTTGCCAGTGAGCTGTCCAGGGAGTACCAGCTGGTGGCCGAGACCTTCCAGTTGTCCGACGAGCAAATCTGGGCGCTCTCCTCCCAGGCCATCGACCACGTCTTTGCCTGCGGCCACACGAAGACGAAGCTGAAGGAGCGATGGCGGACGCTGAAGCCGGTCCTGCTGAAGGAGCTTTCTTGA